A window of Ignavibacteriales bacterium contains these coding sequences:
- a CDS encoding argininosuccinate synthase yields the protein MSKNKIVVAYSGGLDTSVMVKWLKDNYDAEIITFTGNLGQTKELIGLEEKAYNSGATKSYIVDLTKEFLEEYAFPALRAGAMYEEAYPMACSLGRPLLAKTLVEVARKEGANMVAHGCTGKGNDQVRFEVAVGALAPDLISIAPLRTWEFKSREEEIDYAKVNNIPVAATKDSPYSIDENIWGTAIECGILEDPMVEPPEDAFQHTVSPENAPDQPEYVIIEFEKGIPVSVNGKEMDSVSLVRELNKIGGRNAVGRIDMIENRLVGIKSREVYEAPAGIILHNAHKELERITLEKFVAHYKTLIAQEYSNLIYNGLWFSPLREAIQAFVDKTQEKVTGMVKLKLYKGNIIVSGRTSPYSLYDPELATYTAADQFDHKASEGFIKIYGLPYKTINRVMQKAEAENNQPA from the coding sequence ATGAGCAAGAATAAAATTGTTGTTGCGTATTCCGGCGGATTAGATACATCCGTAATGGTTAAATGGCTTAAAGATAATTACGATGCAGAGATAATTACATTTACCGGAAATCTTGGACAGACAAAAGAATTAATCGGTCTCGAAGAAAAAGCATATAATTCCGGCGCAACAAAATCCTATATAGTAGATTTAACAAAAGAATTTTTGGAGGAATATGCATTCCCGGCATTAAGGGCAGGTGCAATGTATGAGGAAGCTTATCCTATGGCTTGTTCGTTGGGAAGACCTTTGCTTGCAAAAACTCTTGTGGAAGTTGCGCGTAAAGAAGGAGCGAATATGGTTGCACACGGTTGTACAGGAAAAGGGAATGATCAAGTTCGTTTTGAAGTTGCAGTTGGTGCTTTGGCTCCGGATTTAATCAGCATAGCGCCGTTGAGAACTTGGGAATTTAAAAGCCGCGAAGAGGAAATTGATTATGCAAAAGTCAACAACATTCCTGTTGCCGCAACGAAAGATAGTCCATATTCGATAGATGAAAATATTTGGGGAACTGCAATAGAGTGCGGCATTCTTGAAGATCCGATGGTCGAACCACCGGAAGATGCATTTCAACATACAGTTTCTCCGGAAAATGCACCGGATCAACCTGAATATGTAATTATAGAATTTGAAAAAGGAATTCCGGTTAGTGTGAATGGAAAAGAAATGGATAGTGTTTCTCTTGTTAGAGAGTTAAATAAAATCGGCGGACGAAATGCTGTTGGAAGAATTGATATGATTGAAAACAGGTTGGTTGGAATTAAATCGCGCGAAGTTTATGAAGCCCCGGCCGGAATAATTCTTCACAATGCACATAAAGAATTGGAAAGAATTACACTTGAAAAATTTGTTGCACATTATAAAACCTTGATCGCACAAGAGTATTCAAATTTGATTTACAACGGCTTGTGGTTCTCTCCGCTTCGCGAAGCTATTCAGGCGTTTGTTGATAAGACTCAAGAAAAAGTAACCGGTATGGTAAAGTTGAAACTTTACAAAGGAAACATTATTGTTTCGGGTAGAACTTCTCCGTATTCGTTATACGATCCGGAATTGGCAACATACACAGCGGCGGATCAATTCGATCATAAAGCATCGGAAGGATTTATTAAGATTTACGGATTGCCTTACAAAACAATTAATCGCGTAATGCAAAAAGCTGAAGCAGAAAATAATCAACCGGCATAA
- the argH gene encoding argininosuccinate lyase: MALWDSRFKKSLSEVALKFSSSINIDGKLFNEDIDGSKAHVKMLMKQKIILVSEGKLILKALEKIRREISSGKIKFNWWNEDIHSLIEDRLVGKIGETGKKLHTARSRNDQVALDEQLYMREEIAQLIKLTQALQRTFLKKAEQNKSIIMPGYTHLQRAQPILFAHHLLAYVSMLGRDIERLNDCMKRANKSPLGAAALAGTTLPIDREYSAKLLGMNGVVENSLDAVSSRDVMIELISSCSITMMHLSRLSEELVLWNSQEFSFAVFDDSFSTGSSLMPQKKNPDIAELIRGKVGRVYGSLFGLLTIMKALPLAYNRDMQEDKVHLFEAVDTTKDCLHLTSELLKHTRFNKNRFEKELNGDLILSTDLVDYLVRKNVPFRKAHNIVGKIVGACVDQNKKLNQLSIAEYKKVSPKFEKDIFKLLTAHASVKNKKSKGSTSPKEVKKQINQWKKNLE, encoded by the coding sequence ATGGCACTTTGGGATAGCAGATTTAAAAAATCACTTTCGGAGGTTGCGCTAAAATTTTCTTCATCAATTAATATTGACGGAAAACTTTTCAATGAAGATATTGACGGAAGCAAAGCACACGTCAAAATGCTTATGAAGCAAAAAATAATTTTAGTGAGCGAAGGTAAATTAATTTTAAAAGCTTTAGAAAAAATACGAAGAGAAATTTCTTCAGGCAAAATAAAATTTAATTGGTGGAATGAAGATATACATTCTCTAATTGAAGATCGGCTTGTAGGAAAAATAGGAGAGACAGGGAAAAAACTTCACACCGCCAGAAGCCGAAATGATCAAGTAGCTCTGGATGAACAATTATATATGCGGGAAGAAATTGCTCAACTAATTAAACTTACACAAGCTCTTCAAAGAACTTTTCTAAAAAAAGCCGAACAAAATAAAAGCATAATAATGCCCGGCTATACACATTTACAGCGCGCACAACCCATTTTGTTCGCTCATCATTTACTTGCGTATGTTTCAATGCTTGGACGCGATATAGAAAGATTGAATGATTGTATGAAGCGCGCTAACAAATCACCACTAGGCGCTGCCGCGCTTGCCGGAACAACCTTGCCGATCGATCGGGAATATTCAGCAAAACTTCTTGGTATGAATGGAGTCGTAGAAAATTCTCTCGATGCTGTCAGCAGCCGCGATGTAATGATAGAACTTATCAGTTCATGTTCGATTACAATGATGCACCTCAGTCGTTTGAGCGAAGAACTTGTACTGTGGAACTCGCAAGAATTTTCGTTTGCAGTATTTGATGATTCATTTTCAACGGGCAGTAGTTTAATGCCTCAGAAAAAAAATCCCGACATTGCTGAACTGATACGCGGAAAAGTTGGTAGAGTTTATGGTTCATTGTTCGGACTGCTTACGATAATGAAAGCATTACCGCTTGCATATAACCGCGATATGCAGGAAGATAAAGTTCATCTCTTTGAAGCAGTAGACACGACTAAAGATTGTCTGCATCTTACTTCTGAATTATTAAAACATACGCGGTTCAATAAAAACCGTTTTGAAAAAGAACTCAATGGTGATCTGATTCTTTCAACGGACTTAGTTGATTATCTTGTTCGTAAAAATGTTCCTTTCAGAAAAGCACATAATATAGTAGGAAAGATTGTTGGTGCATGTGTAGATCAAAATAAAAAGTTAAATCAACTCTCAATCGCCGAATACAAAAAAGTCTCACCGAAATTTGAAAAGGACATTTTCAAACTTCTCACAGCGCATGCAAGCGTTAAGAACAAAAAATCTAAAGGAAGTACTTCGCCAAAGGAAGTTAAGAAGCAAATAAATCAATGGAAAAAAAATTTAGAATAA
- a CDS encoding ATP-binding cassette domain-containing protein, whose protein sequence is MYALEVKNLTKTFDKVVAVDNASFEVPEGSIFGLIGRNGAGKTTTIRMMMGIYLPDNGEVVLRGVKVGQEFKNQVGYLPEERGLYKKMKVLETLLYFAELKGKSGREVQKKAEEYLKRFELYDRRLSKMEDLSKGNQQKIQFLTTILHDPEFIILDEPYSGLDPINTNLLREIIIEMKQKGKVIIFSTHLMDFAEKMCDHIVMIDHGKIILKGSMKEIKSKYSQKNVSLTYDGDISFLKSNPIVDNISDYGNTTGIKLKDANQAQQLLRMLLDRNVTVKKFDANDISLQEIFIELAGHEDNGTTGLLAEGRKEARNV, encoded by the coding sequence ATGTACGCACTGGAAGTAAAAAATCTAACTAAGACTTTCGATAAGGTAGTTGCAGTTGATAATGCCTCGTTCGAAGTTCCTGAAGGTTCGATCTTCGGACTTATAGGAAGAAACGGAGCGGGCAAAACAACAACTATTAGAATGATGATGGGAATATATCTACCCGATAATGGCGAAGTTGTTTTGCGCGGTGTTAAAGTTGGGCAGGAGTTTAAAAACCAAGTTGGTTACTTGCCTGAAGAACGTGGGCTATACAAAAAAATGAAAGTTCTTGAAACTCTTCTTTATTTTGCCGAGTTGAAAGGGAAATCGGGAAGAGAAGTACAAAAGAAAGCTGAAGAATATTTGAAGCGCTTTGAATTGTATGATCGCCGTCTTTCAAAAATGGAAGATCTCTCAAAAGGGAATCAGCAAAAAATTCAATTTCTTACCACCATCCTGCACGATCCCGAATTCATAATTCTTGATGAACCATACTCCGGACTCGATCCCATCAATACAAATCTATTAAGAGAAATTATAATTGAAATGAAACAAAAAGGAAAAGTAATAATCTTTTCAACGCACTTAATGGATTTTGCCGAGAAAATGTGCGATCATATTGTAATGATAGATCACGGAAAAATTATTCTTAAAGGTTCGATGAAAGAAATTAAATCAAAGTACTCACAGAAAAATGTAAGCTTAACCTACGATGGAGATATTTCGTTCTTAAAATCTAATCCTATAGTTGATAACATTTCTGATTACGGTAATACAACCGGTATTAAATTGAAAGATGCAAATCAAGCTCAGCAGTTATTAAGAATGCTTTTAGATAGAAACGTAACAGTCAAAAAGTTTGATGCAAACGATATTTCATTGCAAGAAATATTTATTGAGCTTGCCGGTCACGAAGATAACGGAACAACTGGCTTGCTTGCTGAAGGCAGGAAGGAGGCGCGCAATGTTTAA
- a CDS encoding ABC transporter permease, protein MFNYRVLAVVKRELREKLFSKAFIFMTLLVPGFMILILGIQALLYTSETKNLKIDIISETSSMTSAFQNEMSSTNLVKSGNYIFNYLTMSRDEVKNYLDGKKQMLLDEKIGGIVYIPVSAMKDKKVEYYSKSSQNITLFRDLGGSINNTLINFYFNNKSLSKDDLDFARINVDFTGFKVSKEEGIKEEGYGNLVLAYLFTFLLYISMIMIGQMTMQSVIEEKGNRIVEVILSSVSPTELMTGKILGASLTGVIQMAIWLSPIILVMSTSIFMLPKEFVFSISSTVIIYMLINFFIGLLTFIGLYAMLGAIFDNAQDAASGAMPILMLIMIPFFIAMSMMENPNRPIAEIASLFPFASIIVMPARMTLVGVPIWHLGLAILINILTFMAIFPVAGKIYRIGILRTGKKPKWSEVVKWLKYKY, encoded by the coding sequence ATGTTTAACTATAGAGTATTAGCAGTGGTTAAAAGAGAGCTTCGCGAAAAATTATTTTCAAAAGCATTTATTTTTATGACTCTTCTTGTTCCCGGGTTTATGATTTTAATACTCGGTATCCAAGCGCTTCTTTATACAAGCGAAACGAAAAATTTGAAAATTGATATCATTTCTGAAACTTCCAGTATGACCAGCGCTTTTCAGAATGAAATGTCGTCAACAAATTTGGTTAAAAGCGGCAATTATATTTTTAACTATTTGACAATGTCCCGAGATGAAGTAAAGAATTATCTTGACGGGAAAAAGCAAATGTTGCTTGATGAAAAGATCGGTGGAATTGTTTATATCCCCGTCTCAGCAATGAAAGATAAAAAAGTTGAGTACTACTCAAAGAGTTCTCAAAACATAACTTTGTTCAGAGATCTTGGCGGGTCCATAAACAACACTTTGATTAATTTTTACTTTAATAACAAATCACTTTCAAAAGACGATCTTGATTTTGCAAGAATCAATGTAGACTTCACAGGATTCAAAGTATCTAAAGAAGAGGGGATAAAAGAAGAAGGATACGGAAACCTTGTGCTCGCATATCTTTTCACCTTCTTATTATATATAAGCATGATTATGATCGGCCAGATGACAATGCAATCGGTAATAGAAGAGAAAGGAAATAGAATTGTCGAAGTCATTCTCTCTTCAGTTAGTCCTACAGAATTGATGACAGGCAAAATACTTGGTGCATCTCTTACCGGAGTTATACAGATGGCTATTTGGCTTTCTCCTATAATTCTTGTTATGTCTACTTCAATTTTTATGCTTCCTAAAGAGTTTGTTTTCAGCATTAGTTCTACTGTAATTATTTATATGCTGATAAACTTTTTCATCGGGCTTTTAACATTTATAGGCCTATATGCAATGCTTGGAGCCATTTTTGATAACGCTCAGGATGCGGCAAGCGGAGCGATGCCGATTCTGATGTTAATTATGATTCCGTTTTTCATCGCTATGTCTATGATGGAAAATCCGAACAGACCGATAGCAGAAATAGCTTCTTTGTTTCCGTTTGCATCTATTATAGTAATGCCTGCAAGGATGACTTTGGTTGGTGTTCCGATTTGGCATCTTGGATTGGCAATACTTATTAATATTTTAACATTCATGGCTATTTTCCCCGTTGCAGGAAAAATTTATCGAATTGGAATTTTACGAACTGGTAAAAAACCAAAATGGTCTGAAGTTGTAAAGTGGTTGAAGTATAAGTATTAA
- a CDS encoding methyltransferase, which yields MNAQNNYLKPEEIRSLANSFQQSRILLTAVELDLFTVLDKHMLSSKEVAVKIIAEERATDRLMNALVALGFLRKVHGKFYNCENASNYLVKGKPEFMGGLFHSLGLWDTWSSLTESVKAGTSVAERKKSNSKINWSEAFIAAMHYRGVKEAKIISLMLTLSNVNRMLDIGGGSAAFSMEFIKQNPKMHAVVFDQPHIIPITKKYVDDEKLNDKIELFEGDYHTDNFGKGYDLILLSAIVHINSFEENKMLIKKCYNSLNTNGQIVIKDWIMNEERTEPAGGAFFALNMLVGTEKGDTYTESEMKDWFFSAGIKKIERKDTSFGSSLMVGYNE from the coding sequence ATGAACGCACAAAACAATTACTTAAAACCGGAAGAAATCCGCTCGCTTGCAAATTCATTTCAGCAGAGCAGAATTCTTTTGACTGCAGTTGAGCTGGATCTTTTTACCGTACTTGATAAACATATGTTGTCCTCAAAAGAAGTTGCAGTGAAGATCATTGCAGAAGAACGTGCAACTGATCGTTTGATGAATGCACTTGTTGCATTGGGATTCTTACGCAAAGTTCATGGAAAATTTTACAACTGTGAGAATGCATCTAATTATTTAGTAAAAGGCAAACCGGAATTTATGGGCGGACTTTTTCATTCACTTGGTTTGTGGGATACGTGGAGTTCATTAACTGAATCTGTAAAAGCGGGGACATCAGTTGCAGAACGTAAAAAATCAAACAGTAAAATAAATTGGTCTGAAGCTTTTATTGCGGCAATGCATTATCGTGGAGTTAAAGAGGCAAAAATTATTTCTTTGATGCTCACACTTTCAAACGTAAACCGCATGCTTGATATAGGAGGAGGATCGGCAGCATTTTCAATGGAGTTTATAAAACAAAATCCAAAGATGCACGCTGTTGTTTTCGATCAGCCGCATATTATTCCAATTACAAAAAAATATGTTGATGATGAAAAGCTGAACGATAAGATCGAACTATTTGAAGGAGATTACCATACTGATAATTTCGGGAAAGGTTATGACTTGATTCTTCTTTCAGCAATAGTTCACATAAACAGTTTTGAAGAAAACAAAATGCTGATAAAAAAATGTTATAACTCGCTAAACACTAACGGTCAAATTGTAATTAAAGATTGGATTATGAATGAGGAAAGAACAGAGCCGGCGGGCGGCGCATTCTTTGCATTGAACATGCTTGTTGGAACAGAGAAAGGAGACACTTATACAGAATCAGAGATGAAAGATTGGTTTTTCAGTGCGGGAATTAAAAAGATCGAAAGAAAAGATACAAGTTTCGGATCATCGTTAATGGTCGGTTATAATGAGTAA
- a CDS encoding radical SAM protein → MSAKLIDHLKLYRFPWNLSDNAISWLEPTSMCNLACDGCYRENQKDGHKTFEQVKHELDIFQQKRNSDCISIAGGDPLLHPQIIEIVRDIKSRGLKPIINTNGHALDKNFLVELKRAGVFGFTFHVDSKQGRGGKWKGMNEIELNELRFQYAKMLADVGGIACSFNSTVYEDTMQYIPGLIDWAHKNIDIVNTMVFIAFRYIVPTMPFDWYAGGQKVDWQSIAYHTEKNRRVDILSTDMLVKVREHLPNFAPCAYLNGTEKVDSFKWLLTERIGTQKKIYGYLGPKFIELMMATYHLITGKYLSYVSTSNSKMGRAALLLLWPFDKGVRKAAKEMLKNPLRLLKRTFLQSIIFIQPVDFMQDGRQSMCDGCPDITVWNDELVWSCRLEEVKSFGSFLRSVQK, encoded by the coding sequence ATGTCCGCTAAATTAATTGATCATCTAAAACTTTATCGGTTTCCTTGGAACTTATCTGACAACGCAATTTCTTGGCTCGAGCCAACCTCAATGTGCAATCTTGCATGCGATGGATGTTACAGGGAAAATCAGAAAGATGGGCACAAAACGTTCGAACAAGTCAAACACGAGCTGGATATTTTTCAGCAGAAACGAAATTCAGACTGTATTTCAATTGCCGGAGGAGATCCGCTCCTTCATCCGCAAATTATCGAAATCGTTCGCGATATAAAATCACGCGGCTTAAAACCGATCATTAATACAAACGGTCACGCACTAGATAAAAATTTTCTTGTTGAGTTAAAAAGAGCGGGGGTATTTGGATTTACTTTTCATGTTGATAGCAAACAAGGGCGCGGGGGAAAATGGAAAGGCATGAATGAAATCGAGTTGAATGAACTGCGTTTTCAATATGCTAAAATGCTAGCCGATGTTGGAGGAATTGCTTGCTCATTTAATTCAACCGTTTATGAAGACACTATGCAGTACATACCCGGATTGATTGACTGGGCTCACAAAAATATTGATATAGTTAACACAATGGTATTTATTGCGTTTAGATATATTGTTCCAACAATGCCGTTCGATTGGTACGCCGGCGGACAGAAAGTAGATTGGCAAAGCATAGCTTATCATACAGAAAAAAATCGCAGAGTAGATATTCTTTCCACTGATATGCTCGTAAAAGTTCGAGAGCATCTTCCGAATTTTGCCCCATGTGCATACTTAAACGGAACAGAAAAAGTAGATTCATTTAAATGGTTATTAACCGAGAGAATTGGAACGCAGAAAAAAATATATGGTTATCTTGGCCCGAAGTTCATAGAACTTATGATGGCAACTTATCACCTCATTACCGGAAAATATCTCTCTTATGTTTCTACGTCAAACTCGAAAATGGGAAGAGCGGCACTGCTTTTACTTTGGCCATTTGATAAAGGAGTACGCAAAGCGGCAAAAGAAATGCTGAAAAATCCATTGCGTTTATTGAAACGAACATTTCTTCAGTCAATCATTTTTATTCAGCCGGTAGATTTTATGCAAGACGGTAGACAAAGTATGTGCGATGGTTGTCCCGATATTACGGTTTGGAATGATGAACTTGTCTGGTCATGCCGGCTTGAAGAAGTAAAAAGTTTTGGGTCGTTTTTAAGATCGGTGCAAAAATAA
- a CDS encoding TlpA family protein disulfide reductase — MKSNTAIILLLFLFSTITFAQDDLESTALLKVGNNMPTFTTQSLSGKTFLSDELKGKVVLINFWATWCPPCKAELPLLQKNIYEKINNKNFVVLAISRGEATDTVKKFINKFNYTFPVYLDKETKVYKLFASKYIPRNFVIGKDGKVKMATVGFNKKEFEKMIRLIEKELKN, encoded by the coding sequence ATGAAATCAAATACTGCTATTATTCTATTATTGTTTTTATTTTCAACAATTACATTTGCTCAGGATGATTTAGAATCAACAGCACTTTTGAAAGTCGGGAATAATATGCCGACTTTTACAACTCAATCACTTTCCGGTAAAACATTTTTATCTGATGAGCTGAAAGGAAAAGTTGTACTTATTAACTTTTGGGCAACGTGGTGTCCGCCATGTAAAGCTGAACTTCCTCTTCTACAGAAAAATATTTATGAAAAAATAAATAACAAAAACTTCGTTGTCCTTGCGATATCAAGGGGCGAGGCAACCGATACAGTTAAAAAGTTTATTAACAAGTTTAATTATACTTTTCCGGTATATCTGGATAAGGAGACAAAAGTTTATAAATTATTCGCAAGCAAATACATTCCTAGAAATTTTGTAATCGGTAAAGACGGAAAAGTAAAAATGGCAACAGTTGGATTTAACAAAAAAGAATTTGAAAAGATGATTCGGCTTATTGAAAAGGAGTTGAAGAATTAA
- a CDS encoding PAS domain-containing sensor histidine kinase, producing MSLAVIYGLFIGLRINFIYTSLLDSSLEIKSNVAKARSEFLKESGVQTPATFRLAMEYLDVAELNARSLLEEKERFNIISIPIDKVALSEEVQKLQALLLNYRGLSSQVASKDSTQSKVNIHQEWESLYSNVEVQSNKVEKEVRNVLGSFVKVFRITQFGLASLSLILCLVTIIIIYRSERQRNLYTKKLEGASLDLQKKSHRTTKVQEALNESQRKLNTLVQNLPGMVYRCKLGQVWELDYVSPKCFQITGYKEEELIGNKIISYYDELIHKEDRKKVIEQIHKAVEEKKPYQLVYRINTAVGYEKWVWEQGVGIFSDLEDELLALEGFITDITEQKTVEEQLSLQSNALEAAANGIVICDKDGTIIWANTAFTSLTGYSVNEVLGKKTSIFKSGVHDDNYYAYMWGKINVGETWRGEIVNKRKDGTNYWEEMQITPIKNPRGEITNFIAIKQDITERKKADESLKESELRFRGLYENATIGIYRSTPKGKILLANPTLIKIAGYDSMDEFMNLNAKNTYADPVTREIFKNEIEKNGKIFGFESKWRKKDGTVIYIRESARAVKDNDGRDLYYEGTIEDITNKKLTEEALIEAKEHAEQSDRLKSEFLAQMSHEIRTPLNVILSFTGMMKDELQDKVDEELAKGFDVINEEGKRIMRTVELILNMSELQTGSYSYRAKHFDLLHDIIQKQFKNFQPIAEKKKIVFNINNPGVNTIIEADEYSTNQIFHHLIDNALKYTHKGKVEITIDRNPRNNLYVDVADTGIGIAEEYLPMLFTPFSREEQGYTRNFEGNGLGLALAKKYCELNGAEIKVSSIKGKGTTFRVTFPNHE from the coding sequence ATGTCGCTCGCGGTTATCTACGGTTTATTTATCGGTCTAAGAATAAATTTTATTTACACATCTCTTCTTGATTCTTCGCTGGAAATAAAAAGCAATGTTGCTAAAGCTCGTTCCGAATTTTTGAAAGAGTCCGGAGTCCAAACGCCAGCAACTTTTAGACTAGCAATGGAATATCTTGATGTCGCAGAACTTAATGCGAGATCTTTGCTTGAAGAAAAAGAACGTTTCAATATAATCTCAATCCCGATTGATAAGGTTGCACTTTCCGAGGAAGTACAAAAATTACAAGCACTATTGCTTAATTATCGCGGACTATCAAGTCAAGTTGCATCGAAAGATTCTACACAATCAAAAGTTAATATTCATCAAGAGTGGGAATCTCTTTATTCTAATGTGGAAGTCCAAAGCAACAAAGTTGAAAAAGAAGTAAGAAATGTTCTTGGTTCCTTTGTGAAAGTCTTCCGTATAACCCAATTTGGTCTTGCCTCCTTAAGTTTGATCCTTTGTTTAGTTACTATAATAATTATTTATAGGTCGGAAAGACAACGTAACCTTTACACAAAAAAACTGGAGGGTGCAAGTCTTGACCTTCAAAAAAAATCACATCGAACAACAAAAGTTCAAGAAGCTCTAAATGAAAGTCAGCGAAAATTAAATACTCTTGTCCAAAACCTGCCCGGAATGGTTTACCGCTGCAAATTAGGACAAGTATGGGAATTAGATTATGTAAGTCCAAAATGTTTTCAAATTACGGGCTATAAAGAAGAAGAGTTGATCGGAAATAAAATAATTTCCTACTATGATGAACTTATTCACAAAGAAGACCGCAAAAAAGTGATTGAACAAATTCATAAAGCGGTTGAAGAGAAAAAACCATATCAACTTGTTTATAGAATTAATACCGCAGTCGGTTACGAAAAATGGGTTTGGGAACAGGGCGTTGGTATTTTCTCCGATTTAGAAGATGAACTTTTGGCCCTTGAAGGATTCATAACAGATATAACGGAACAGAAAACAGTTGAAGAACAACTTTCACTTCAGAGCAATGCTCTTGAAGCAGCGGCGAATGGAATTGTTATTTGCGATAAAGACGGAACGATAATCTGGGCTAATACTGCCTTCACTAGTTTAACCGGTTATTCGGTAAATGAAGTCCTCGGCAAAAAAACAAGCATCTTCAAATCCGGTGTTCATGATGATAATTATTATGCATATATGTGGGGTAAGATAAACGTTGGCGAAACATGGCGAGGTGAAATTGTAAATAAAAGAAAGGACGGAACCAATTATTGGGAAGAAATGCAAATAACCCCAATTAAAAATCCCAGAGGAGAAATAACAAATTTTATTGCAATCAAGCAGGATATAACAGAGCGTAAAAAAGCAGATGAATCCTTAAAAGAAAGTGAACTCAGATTTAGAGGACTATATGAAAATGCTACAATAGGAATTTATCGTTCTACACCTAAAGGTAAGATCTTACTTGCAAATCCAACGCTTATTAAAATTGCCGGTTATGATTCTATGGATGAATTTATGAATCTTAATGCAAAGAATACTTATGCAGATCCTGTAACACGAGAAATTTTTAAAAACGAGATCGAAAAGAACGGAAAAATTTTCGGTTTTGAATCCAAGTGGAGAAAGAAAGACGGAACTGTAATTTATATTCGCGAGAGCGCTCGAGCTGTTAAAGATAACGACGGACGCGATCTTTATTATGAAGGAACAATAGAAGATATTACCAACAAAAAACTTACCGAAGAAGCGTTGATAGAAGCAAAAGAGCACGCAGAACAATCAGATCGTCTTAAATCTGAATTTCTAGCTCAGATGTCTCACGAAATTCGAACACCTCTTAATGTTATCTTAAGTTTTACCGGAATGATGAAAGACGAACTTCAAGATAAGGTTGATGAAGAGCTTGCAAAGGGTTTCGACGTTATTAATGAAGAAGGCAAAAGAATAATGCGTACGGTTGAATTAATCTTGAATATGTCCGAGCTTCAAACCGGATCATATTCCTACCGCGCAAAACATTTTGATCTTCTTCATGATATTATTCAGAAACAGTTCAAGAATTTCCAACCGATTGCTGAAAAGAAAAAAATAGTTTTCAATATCAATAATCCCGGTGTAAATACAATAATTGAGGCGGATGAATATTCTACCAATCAAATTTTTCATCATCTAATTGATAATGCTCTTAAATACACTCATAAAGGTAAAGTTGAAATAACAATCGACCGCAACCCGCGAAACAATTTATATGTTGATGTTGCCGATACCGGAATAGGAATTGCAGAAGAATATCTTCCAATGCTTTTTACACCATTCTCTCGAGAAGAACAAGGATATACAAGAAATTTTGAAGGGAATGGACTTGGTCTTGCCCTTGCAAAAAAATATTGTGAGCTTAATGGGGCGGAGATTAAAGTATCAAGCATTAAAGGAAAAGGGACAACATTCAGAGTAACCTTCCCAAATCACGAATAA